A DNA window from Helianthus annuus cultivar XRQ/B chromosome 15, HanXRQr2.0-SUNRISE, whole genome shotgun sequence contains the following coding sequences:
- the LOC110914363 gene encoding uncharacterized protein LOC110914363, translated as MFSVKQARKDLEDAKWADVPNDPELVWNSWATPKGNLLLWRALIGRIASREGLARIGVSVADVGCPRCGLEVESQDHIFCNCLWTRCIWWNVLAWTRIRFPEDCSSLLDFVRNVKESPGSSVWKRLVYTILIATIWRIWSARNAMVFEGFFIPIMKTVELIKEDSFLWICNRAKIKKPVWEKWVIFDVLDIMQFVVFPFLFLLVLCFLPVSSFLLTLYIYI; from the coding sequence ATGTTCTCGGTTAAACAAGCTAGAAAAGACCTCGAAGATGCCAAATGGGCCGATGTGCCGAATGATCCGGAGCTTGTTTGGAATAGTTGGGCTACGCCTAAAGGTAATCTTCTTCTTTGGAGGGCCCTTATCGGTAGAATCGCATCTAGGGAGGGGTTGGCTCGCATAGGGGTTTCGGTGGCTGACGTCGGGTGTCCCCGTTGTGGGCTCGAAGTAGAAAGCCAAGATCATATTTTTTGTAACTGCTTGTGGACTAGATGTATTTGGTGGAATGTTTTGGCCTGGACCCGTATTCGATTTCCGGAGGATTGTTCGTCACTTTTGGATTTTGTGAGGAATGTTAAAGAGAGTCCGGGAAGTAGCGTATGGAAGCGTTTAGTGTATACTATTCTCATAGCCACAATTTGGAGAATATGGAGTGCGAGAAATGCGATGGTCTTTGAAGGGTTTTTTATCCCTATTATGAAGACGGTGGAGTTGATAAAGGAAGACTCTTTCCTTTGGATCTGTAATAGAGCAAAGATCAAGAAGCCGGTTTGGGAGAAATGGGTAATTTTTGATGTGTTAGACATTATGCAATTCGTTGTGTTTcctttcttgtttttgcttgttcTGTGTTTTCTCCCAGTTTCTAGTTTCTTGCTGActctttatatttatatataa
- the LOC110914362 gene encoding uncharacterized protein LOC110914362 yields the protein MFLGWMEKNEKDSLARTLTYIEFPTKFVWKKDERIWDKRIIGKTIGRIHCVNPSMGEAYFLRILLNKVVGPKSFEDIRTVNGQVFPTFRDACYARGLLDDDKEYIEAIKEAYQTGSGYYLRNWFATMLASNTLSKPEHVWENTWEYLADGLSIPEEQIRNLTLLEIERYLLRNNSSLSRFPSMPQPDSESIYSADNRLIADELRYDVSTTAIEFDNNLSSLTDEQRLVFDEITEVVNSNAGGLFFVYGYGGTGKTFIWKTLSASIRCKGDIVLNVASSGIASLLLPGRRTAHSRFHIPLNLTETSMCFIKPDDDVADLLKKTKLIIWDEAPMNHKHAFEALDRTMKDIFKCEMTFGGKVMVFGGDFRQILPVVPNGSRRDIVNASITSSYIWKEIKAFADWLLDLGEGKIGDSDDCEVVIDIPEDLLIKCSEDPMSDLVDFVYPSLLQLYKDKDYFAERAILATTNEVVQEINEKLLASFPGDEVEIISGGNIGTRTFIPRICLTPSDKRISIKFQRRPFPINVCFAMTINKSQGQSLSTVGLYLKYPVFSHGQLYVALSRVTSRGGVKLLILDKDRNVMSKTSNVVYKEVFSGI from the exons ATGTTTTTGGGGTGGATGGAAAAGAACGAAAAAGATTCGTTGGCGCGAACCCTTACTTACATTGAGTTCCCAACTAAATTTGTTTGGAAGAAGGACGAACGGATATGGGATAAACGCATAATAGGCAAAACCATTGGTCGTATTCATTGTGTGAATCCTTCTATGGGCGAGGCATACTTTTTAAGAATCCTTCTTAATAAGGTAGTGGGTCCTAAGTCTTTTGAAGACATTCGTACTGTGAATGGACAAGTCTTCCCAACATTTAGAGATGCGTGCTACGCTAGAGGCCTTTTAGACGACGACAAGGAGTATATAGAAGCTATCAAAGAGGCGTACCAAACAGGTTCAGGTTACTATCTTCGTAATTGGTTTGCTACAATGTTGGCGTCTAATACATTATCAAAGCCTGAACATGTTTGGGAAAACACATGGGAGTACCTTGCGGATG GGTTGTCTATTCCAGAAGAACAAATAAGGAACCTAACGTTGCTGGAAATTGAGCGTTACTTATTACGTAACAACTCAAGTTTAAGTCGGTTTCCGTCTATGCCTCAACCCGACAGTGAATCAATATATTCAGCAGACAACCGTTTAATTGCTGACGAGCTTAGGTACGATGTAAGCACTACTGCCATTGAATTTGATAATAATTTAAGCAGCCTAACCGATGAGCAGCGTTTAGTGTTTGATGAGATAACTGAAGTAGTTAATAGTAATGCGGGTGGTTTGTTCTTCGTCTATGGCTACGGGGGTACTGGTAAGACATTTATTTGGAAGACATTATCTGCATCCATTAGATGTAAAGGCGATATTGTACTAAATGTTGCATCAAGTGGAATCGCATCTCTTTTATTACCTGGTAGACGTACTGCACATTCAAGGTTTCATATACCTTTAAATTTAACAGAAACCTCGATGTGTTTTATTAAACCGGATGATGACGTTGCTGATTTATTGAAGAAAACGAAATTGATCATTTGGGATGAAGCACCGATGAATCATAAACATGCGTTTGAAGCACTTGACCGAACAATGAAAGATATCTTCAAATGTGAGATGACATTTGGTGGAAAAGTTATGGTATTCGGTGGTGACTTTAGACAAATACTTCCGGTTGTACCAAATGGCAGTAGGCGAGATATCGTTAATGCTTCAATCACGTCGTCGTATATTTGGA AGGAGATTAAAGCTTTTGCGGATTGGTTGCTTGACTTGGGCGAGGGAAAGATTGGGGACAGTGATGATTGTGAGGTGGTTATAGATATTCCTGAAGATTTGTTAATCAAGTGCTCTGAGGATCCTATGTCAGATCTGGTCGACTTTGTATATCCTTCGCTTCTTCAACTGTACAAAGATAAAGATTATTTTGCTGAAAGAGCTATATTGGCAACAACAAACGAGGTTGTTCAAGAAATTAATGAAAAATTGCTTGCTTCCTTTCCTGGCGATGAAGTG GAGATTATATCCGGAGGAAACATAGGGACCAGAACGTTTATTCCACGAATCTGTTTGACACCGTCGGATAAAAGAATTTCTATCAAGTTTCAACGACGACCATTCCCTATAAATGTATGTTTTGCAATGACTATAAATAAAAGTCAAGGACAATCTCTATCGACGGTTGGATTGTATTTGAAATATCCAGTTTTCTCACATGGTCAGCTTTATGTTGCGTTATCAAGAGTTACAAGCAGAGGCGGTGTGAAGTTGCTTATACTAGACAAAGATAGGAATGTAATGAGTAAAACATCAAATGTAGTCTACAAGGAAGTTTTTTCCGGTATTTGA